A section of the Solanum stenotomum isolate F172 unplaced genomic scaffold, ASM1918654v1 scaffold5964, whole genome shotgun sequence genome encodes:
- the LOC125852814 gene encoding uncharacterized protein LOC125852814 yields MRKVIAVDGTFLRSKYGGVLLSAVAQDAENHIFPVTFCVVDSECDASYRYFFEQLRSFVLDTPELCIISDRHQSIRKMVSIVFPLAHYGCCMRHLGENIRNNFHNASVVYHFYKAAKAYNIDVFSDHFNRIRDLVPQAATHLERIGFHRWSRAFFLGNRYNIMTTNIAESVNSMFLDEREYPITALFDAINRRFAEKFHKRRMKFINAPTIFVPSIEKDIAKNINLGNKLLVHQTANYKYIVTGQDEVATVDLLAKSCTCKVFDIDKVLVHMLWQRFDANMVMTMGDAFMSTPLRITM; encoded by the exons ATGAGAAAAGTCATAGCTGTTGATGGGACATTTTTGAGAAGTAAATATGGTGGTGTGTTATTGTCTGCTGTTGCACAGGATGCGGAGAATCATATTTTTCCGGTGACATTTTGCGTAGTAGACTCTGAATGTGATGCTTCCTACCGATACTTTTTCGAGCAATTGAGAAGTTTTGTACTTGATACTCCTGAATTGTGCATAATCTCTGATAGACATCAAAGTATTAGAAAAATGGTTTCAATTGTATTTCCTTTAGCTCATTATGGTTGTTGCATGAGGCACTTAGGAGAAAATATTCGAAATAATTTTCACAATGCGAGTGTTGTCTACCACTTTTATAAGGCGGCAAAAGCATATAATATTGATGTGTTCAGTGATCATTTTAATCGGATAAGAGATTTGGTTCCACAGGCTGCCACACATCTTGAACGCATTGGATTTCACCGATGGAGCAGGGCATTCTTTCTCGGAAATAG GTACAATATTATGACGACAAATATTGCTGAGTCGGTTAACTCAATGTTTCTTGATGAAAGAGAATATCCCATTACTGCTCTATTTGATGCAATAAACAGGCGATTTGCAGAAAAATTTCATAAGAGACGTATGAAATTCATTAATGCACCAACCATCTTCGTCCCTTCGATAGAAAAAGACAttgcaaaaaatattaatctgGGGAACAAGCTATTGGTCCATCAAACTGCCAACTACAAGTATATTGTCACTGGTCAAGATGAAGTTGCAACAGTTGATTTGCTAGCCAAATCTTGTACTTGTAAAGTTTTTGACATTGACAAAGTACTTGTCCACATGCTATGGCAGCGCTTCGATGCCAATATGGTGATGACTATGGGAGACGCATTTATGAGTACTCCTCTTCGTATTACAATGTAG
- the LOC125852813 gene encoding pentatricopeptide repeat-containing protein At5g18950-like, with protein MARPPFFVTSLCTRQNVSSPIRNLSIAGSNGGVEGEVATQSADRSSSVNHQSEQQSFAERAKDVCKVIRTRPRWEQILLSDFPTVNFTDPRFYTEVLKAQKNVMLSLRFHFWLSSQNGFSRDQFSDEVIFSGLVQAKAGSAAKCFRQNMNFVPQPSCLEAYIQCLCENGLIEDALDVFTELRGVDHCPSLRIWNSALSDSVRAGRTDIVWKLYEDMTESGVVADVDTIGHLIQAFCVENNFPEGHQLLRQVLEAGHAPSSVAFNKLIYESCKNRDYFRLSSLLHSMIATNCSVDIFTYQHVIQGLCETRKMREAFRIFNDLKNRGYAPDMVMYTTMINGLCKMKSVGDARKLWFEMIQKGFNPNEYTYNTLIHGYLTTNRLNEAESLYKEMCDKGYGETTVTYNTMIHGLCLYGRVGEAHNLFNKMAENGVTHDVVTYTSLIQGFCKNGKIAEGLQFLYELLKQGLQPSPASYTVLIEKLCEIGHVSEAKSLWNDMQDRGVKPATSTYDSIILGLIKQGYVTEGLDWLSSMMKSRLRPRRKTFEELIYHLSQADKLDESLSILVYMLRLGHVVREKIFCSLVNKLCKDNSHHIEMQMRYIV; from the coding sequence ATGGCTAGACCTCCATTTTTTGTAACAAGCTTGTGCACTCGCCAAAATGTTAGTTCCCCAATCCGTAACCTAAGTATTGCTGGAAGTAATGGTGGGGTTGAAGGTGAAGTTGCTACACAAAGCGCAGATCGATCAAGTTCAGTAAATCATCAAAGTGAGCAACAGAGCTTTGCTGAGAGAGCTAAAGATGTTTGCAAAGTCATCCGGACACGACCCAGATGGGAACAAATATTGTTATCTGATTTCCCCACTGTTAATTTTACTGATCCAAGATTCTATACTGAGGTTCTGAAGGCACAAAAAAATGTTATGTTGTCGCTTCGGTTTCATTTTTGGCTTAGTTCTCAAAATGGTTTTTCGAGGGATCAGTTCTCTGATGAAGTCATATTTAGTGGGCTTGTACAAGCCAAGGCAGGCAGTGCAGCCAAATGTTTTCGGCAAAATATGAACTTTGTGCCTCAACCTAGTTGTTTGGAGGCCTACATTCAGTGTCTTTGTGAAAATGGATTGATTGAGGATGCCCTCGACGTGTTTACTGAATTGAGAGGTGTTGACCACTGCCCATCATTGAGAATTTGGAATTCAGCCCTTTCAGATTCTGTCCGAGCTGGAAGAACTGACATTGTCTGGAAATTGTACGAGGATATGACAGAATCTGGTGTTGTAGCAGATGTAGATACGATTGGGCACTTGATTCAAGCATTTTGTGTGGAGAACAATTTTCCAGAAGGTCATCAACTTCTTCGACAGGTTTTGGAAGCTGGGCATGCCCCTAGTAGTGTTGCTTTTAATAAATTGATTTATGAATCATGTAAGAACAGAGATTACTTTAGACTGTCATCTCTTCTCCATTCAATGATTGCAACTAATTGTTCTGTTGATATATTCACTTATCAGCACGTTATTCAGGGACTATGTGAAACAAGAAAGATGCGTGAAGCTTTTAGGATATTTAATGATCTAAAGAATAGAGGCTATGCTCCGGATATGGTTATGTATACAACAATGATTAATGGTCTCTGTAAAATGAAATCGGTTGGAGATGCCCGGAAATTATGGTTTGAGATGATTCAAAAGGGATTCAATCCCAATGAATACACATATAACACACTCATCCATGGGTATTTAACAACTAACCGTCTAAATGAAGCTGAAAGTCTTTATAAGGAAATGTGTGATAAAGGATATGGAGAGACCACAGTGACATATAATACCATGATTCACGGGCTGTGTCTTTATGGAAGAGTAGGAGAAGCTCACAACTTGTTCAATAAAATGGCTGAGAATGGTGTTACCCATGATGTGGTCACATACACTTCTCTTATTCAGGGTTTCTGCAAGAATGGGAAGATAGCTGAAGGTCTTCAGTTTTTATATGAACTGTTAAAGCAGGGGCTGCAACCATCACCTGCTTCTTATACAGTGTTAATTGAGAAACTTTGTGAGATTGGCCATGTTTCGGAGGCGAAATCATTGTGGAACGATATGCAAGATAGAGGTGTCAAACCAGCAACATCGACTTATGATTCTATCATACTTGGATTAATCAAGCAGGGATATGTAACAGAGGGGCTAGATTGGTTGAGCAGTATGATGAAGAGTAGGCTCAGACCAAGGAGAAAAACTTTTGAGGAACTGATTTATCATCTTTCTCAAGCAGATAAGTTGGATGAGTCTTTATCCATTTTAGTTTACATGCTTAGGCTAGGTCATGTTGTCAGAGAAAAAATTTTCTGTTCTCTAGTAAATAAACTTTGCAAAGATAATTCCCACCATATTGAGATGCAAATGAGATATATTGTCTGA